A region of Vicinamibacterales bacterium DNA encodes the following proteins:
- a CDS encoding exodeoxyribonuclease VII small subunit, with protein sequence MESTIKDFEAALTELESIVKRLEEGDLALEKSLEMYERGVQLSRFCHTRLEEAERRIEILDERGELSPAPGSLSAVADDPGRPSTGPDPLGKERAR encoded by the coding sequence ATGGAATCGACGATCAAGGACTTCGAGGCGGCCCTCACCGAACTGGAGAGCATCGTGAAGCGACTCGAGGAAGGGGACCTCGCCCTCGAGAAATCGCTCGAGATGTACGAGCGGGGCGTGCAACTCTCCCGCTTCTGCCACACGCGGCTCGAAGAAGCGGAGCGGCGGATCGAGATCCTCGACGAACGCGGCGAATTGTCTCCCGCGCCGGGATCGCTCTCGGCGGTGGCGGATGACCCCGGCCGGCCGTCCACGGGGCCAGATCCTCTCGGCAAGGAGAGAGCCCGGTGA